The following are from one region of the Heterodontus francisci isolate sHetFra1 chromosome 34, sHetFra1.hap1, whole genome shotgun sequence genome:
- the LOC137349383 gene encoding zinc finger protein 623-like encodes MEAKSVEKPYTCSVCGRGFSRSAGLSVHKCSNTGEKRWKCGDREKELNYTSELETHRHSQTEERPFICTECGKGFTQSSSLLAHQRVHTGERPFTCTECGKGFTQLSNLQTHQRIHTGEKPFTCTECGKGYIHLCALLTHQRVHTGERPFTCNDCGKGFIRSSALLRHQRVHTGERPFTCSECGKRFSLSGNLLTHQRIHTGERPFTCSDCGKGFTASSTLLIHQRVHTGERPFTCSECGKGFADSTARLIHQRVHTGERPFTCSVCGKRFTQSSHLVSHQFIHIGERSYICSVCRKGFTQPSYLLRHQRVHR; translated from the coding sequence atggaagcaaaaagtgtggagaaaccgtacacgtgttctgtgtgtggacggggCTTCAGCCGATCAGCTGGCCTGTCGGTACACAAGTGTAGTAACACTGGGGAGAAGCggtggaaatgtggggaccgtgagaaagaattaaattacacgtctgagctggaaactcatcgacacagtcaaactgaggagaggccgttcatctgcactgagtgtgggaagggattcactcagtcatcctccctactcgcacaccaacgagttcacactggggagaggccattcacctgcactgagtgtgggaagggattcactcagttatcaaacctgcagacacaccagcgaattcacactggcgagaaaccgttcacctgcactgagtgtgggaagggatacaTTCATTTATGCGCCCTActgacacaccaacgagttcacactggggagaggccattcacctgcaatgattgtgggaagggattcattcgttCATCCGCCctactgagacaccagcgagttcacactggggagaggccattcacctgctctgagtgtgggaagagattctctctgtcagggaacctgctgacacaccaacgaattcacactggggagaggccattcacctgctctgattgtgggaagggattcactgcttcatccaccctgctgatacaccagcgagttcacactggtgagaggccattcacctgctctgagtgtgggaagggatttgctgattcaactgctcggctgatacaccagcgagttcacactggggagcggccattcacctgctccgtatgtgggaagagatttactcagtcatcccacctggtgtCACACCAGTTCATTCACATTGGGGAGAGGTCATACATCTGCTCCGTGtgcaggaagggattcactcagccatcctatctgctgagacaccagcgggttcacagataa